A single genomic interval of Candidatus Bipolaricaulis anaerobius harbors:
- a CDS encoding metallophosphoesterase family protein — protein sequence MSDEVSPALERSLPGQGFGELDLILSCGDLPYDYLEYLVDAFDAPLLYVHGNHDHPVETEGRLITAPQGGTNVEGRVVEAAGLLIAGLGGSPRYAPGGTYQYTEGEMRRRVQRLAGRLRWAELRGRRLDILLTHAPPRGIHDHTDPAHQGFQSLLPLVERHRPRYLIHGHSPPRPGHPTRTQSGATGVIHVRGHALLEVPDA from the coding sequence GTGAGCGATGAGGTCAGCCCTGCCCTGGAGCGATCCCTCCCCGGACAGGGGTTCGGCGAACTCGACCTCATCCTGTCCTGTGGCGACCTCCCCTACGATTACCTCGAGTACCTCGTGGATGCGTTCGATGCCCCCCTCCTCTACGTCCACGGGAACCACGATCATCCTGTGGAAACCGAGGGCCGCCTCATCACTGCCCCGCAAGGGGGGACGAACGTGGAGGGCCGCGTGGTGGAGGCGGCGGGGCTCCTCATCGCCGGCCTCGGGGGGAGCCCGCGCTACGCGCCGGGCGGTACGTACCAGTACACGGAGGGGGAGATGCGGAGGCGGGTGCAGAGGCTCGCCGGGCGGCTGCGGTGGGCCGAGCTGAGGGGCCGGAGGCTGGACATCCTCCTCACCCACGCTCCCCCGCGGGGGATCCACGACCACACGGATCCCGCCCACCAAGGGTTCCAGTCCCTCCTCCCCTTGGTGGAGCGCCACCGGCCCCGCTACCTCATCCACGGCCACTCCCCGCCCCGGCCCGGCCACCCCACCCGGACTCAGAGTGGGGCGACCGGGGTCATCCATGTCCGGGGCCATGCCCTCCTTGAGGTGCCCGATGCCTGA
- a CDS encoding transcriptional regulator yields MPDPRTPWQRLLDGIFNHVRREPTLLLPFDWVRKNVGTKAWRYKGLQEVEVEKIVGSVNRYQDFDRAFFPIHGASPRLRQIEDAWRSGEILPPVKLYQIGDAYFVEDGHHRVAAARRAGARSIDAEVVEFVPLVPISATDTPRDILVKAEYAAFLAQTHLDRLRPDQEILFSELGKYKILLEHIAVHRYFLGIEQQREVPYEEAVASWYDRVYRPLVDTFRRTGALAHFPGRTEADLYVWVSEHLHYLREMYGPDVDLEQAVRDYTHRFGILGDPPPSSTL; encoded by the coding sequence ATGCCTGATCCCCGCACCCCGTGGCAACGCCTGCTGGACGGGATCTTCAACCACGTCCGCCGGGAGCCGACCCTGCTCCTTCCGTTCGACTGGGTGAGGAAGAACGTGGGGACGAAGGCCTGGCGCTACAAGGGCCTCCAGGAGGTGGAGGTCGAGAAGATCGTGGGGAGCGTGAACCGCTACCAGGACTTCGACCGCGCGTTTTTCCCTATCCACGGGGCTTCCCCCCGCCTGCGGCAGATCGAGGATGCCTGGCGCAGCGGGGAGATCCTGCCCCCGGTCAAGTTGTACCAGATCGGGGACGCCTACTTTGTCGAAGACGGCCACCACCGCGTGGCGGCGGCGCGGCGGGCCGGGGCACGGTCCATCGACGCTGAGGTCGTGGAGTTCGTCCCCCTCGTGCCCATCTCCGCGACCGATACCCCGCGCGACATCCTCGTCAAGGCCGAGTACGCGGCATTCCTCGCCCAGACGCACCTTGACCGCCTCCGCCCCGACCAGGAGATCCTGTTCTCCGAGCTCGGGAAGTACAAGATCCTCCTCGAACACATCGCTGTCCATCGCTACTTCCTCGGGATCGAGCAGCAGAGGGAGGTGCCGTACGAGGAGGCGGTTGCCTCGTGGTACGACCGGGTGTACCGGCCGCTCGTGGACACGTTCCGCCGCACGGGGGCCCTCGCCCACTTCCCTGGCCGGACCGAGGCCGACCTCTACGTGTGGGTATCGGAGCACCTCCATTACCTGCGGGAGATGTACGGGCCGGACGTGGACCTCGAACAGGCGGTGCGGGACTACACCCACCGCTTCGGGATCCTGGGCGACCCGCCCCCCTCCTCCACCCTGTAA
- a CDS encoding creatininase family protein: MELSRMSWAEARNRLGKARVALLPVGSTEQHGPHLPLGTDHLTAAEVARRTSARGGWLVLPTVPVGVSEHHRQFWGTLWVEPSLLRDYVLGIARSLGTHGVRRMVFVNGHGGNTAALDEAARTLRGEGIFCFVFSWWRAIPETIAAVIETGGSHAGEMETSAVLAFAPELVDTNRYADAIAGAAPEWGKRLHGIEVGFDTRDFSASGATGNPSRATAEKGEALLTAAAERLNAFCQWLAAEPEERLRPHGHLP; encoded by the coding sequence ATGGAACTCTCTCGGATGAGCTGGGCTGAAGCGAGGAACAGACTGGGTAAGGCGCGGGTCGCTCTCCTTCCGGTGGGGTCCACCGAGCAACACGGACCGCACCTCCCGCTCGGGACCGACCACCTCACCGCAGCCGAGGTGGCGCGGCGGACGAGCGCTCGTGGGGGGTGGCTCGTCCTCCCCACCGTGCCGGTGGGGGTGTCCGAGCACCACCGTCAGTTCTGGGGTACGCTGTGGGTCGAGCCCTCTCTCCTCCGGGACTACGTCCTCGGGATCGCCCGGTCGCTTGGGACGCACGGCGTGCGCCGGATGGTGTTCGTGAACGGGCACGGCGGCAACACCGCTGCCCTCGACGAGGCGGCGCGGACCCTCCGCGGGGAAGGGATCTTCTGCTTTGTCTTCTCGTGGTGGAGGGCGATCCCGGAGACGATCGCGGCCGTAATCGAGACGGGAGGGTCCCATGCCGGGGAGATGGAGACCTCCGCCGTGCTCGCGTTCGCCCCCGAGCTCGTGGACACGAACCGGTATGCGGACGCCATCGCCGGGGCGGCCCCGGAGTGGGGGAAGCGCCTCCACGGGATCGAGGTCGGGTTCGACACGCGCGACTTCTCCGCAAGCGGCGCGACGGGGAACCCCTCCCGCGCCACAGCGGAAAAGGGGGAGGCACTCCTCACCGCGGCCGCGGAGAGGTTGAACGCATTCTGCCAGTGGCTCGCCGCAGAGCCCGAGGAGAGGCTCCGCCCCCACGGCCACCTCCCTTGA
- a CDS encoding right-handed parallel beta-helix repeat-containing protein, with protein sequence MHRAIAILLSGVALVVGAAAERGPIVILSDADFTADNGVIGGAGTPADPYLIVGGQIRVPDGELYGIRVEDTTAAFVIRGCLVSGAMDSRGAAIYLADVTGGTIEDCSVSDSINGIRIQTSRDIAVRDTFLGVYGVGFQVLGLEAEHFRHAVEPTTTVNGQEVRYYYGASGQVLEGIAAGNITLAACRNVTLRGAKIDKGDGITVAFSEGVRIENADISRAMGNGVFIVSSPGTVVVDSPRIANCAQAGISVLLSDRVWVEKVGLYANQVGLLVNGSDGVMVRNNAFAANSIGVLVTGGAQETVIQQGLFYQNNHGVEIETSQGAVVEACAFTESDVAVFIEGGAQNPRVAYSTMAQVGYGISTLGSYGVYERNLIARANIGLIFEEAYGQATPTGNTVRHNVLYRSTDALYLGTETSGTRVYENLIWDCSRAARDLGKNLWAPDGRGNWYSDYTAPDENKDGIGDLPVLFGGGGEDAAPLLDRGFYPGLPGVVGTMREQALILADAAGNQANLVARVAALPHERFIGFQGIPSETGKDLAILFVFEAPTVSQFHMQNVFLPLDLVFFAADGAFLGRTTMEADSKDLYGAADPFTFALEVPAGRLAALGLGREVTLTRVP encoded by the coding sequence ATGCACAGAGCAATCGCGATCTTACTGAGTGGGGTGGCTCTTGTCGTGGGCGCGGCGGCTGAGCGCGGGCCCATTGTCATCCTTTCCGATGCCGATTTCACAGCCGACAACGGGGTGATCGGCGGCGCGGGAACCCCCGCTGATCCCTACCTGATCGTGGGGGGGCAGATCCGCGTCCCTGATGGGGAGCTCTACGGGATCCGGGTCGAGGATACCACGGCCGCGTTCGTCATCCGGGGGTGCCTGGTGAGCGGAGCGATGGACTCCCGCGGGGCCGCGATCTACCTCGCCGATGTGACGGGAGGGACGATCGAGGATTGCTCAGTTAGCGATAGCATCAATGGGATCCGCATCCAGACGTCGCGGGATATCGCGGTGCGCGACACCTTCCTCGGCGTGTACGGGGTCGGGTTCCAGGTGTTGGGGCTCGAGGCGGAGCACTTTCGGCACGCGGTCGAGCCGACCACCACCGTGAACGGCCAAGAGGTCCGCTACTACTACGGGGCCTCTGGGCAAGTCCTGGAGGGGATCGCCGCGGGGAACATCACGCTCGCCGCGTGTCGCAACGTGACCCTCCGGGGGGCGAAGATCGACAAGGGGGATGGGATCACGGTTGCCTTCTCCGAGGGCGTGCGGATCGAGAACGCGGACATCTCGCGCGCGATGGGGAACGGGGTGTTCATCGTCTCCTCCCCGGGCACGGTGGTCGTGGATTCCCCACGGATTGCGAACTGTGCCCAGGCGGGGATCTCGGTCCTCCTCTCGGATCGGGTGTGGGTGGAGAAGGTTGGGCTGTACGCGAACCAGGTGGGGTTGCTCGTGAACGGCTCCGACGGGGTGATGGTGCGGAACAATGCGTTCGCCGCGAATTCGATCGGCGTCCTTGTGACGGGCGGGGCGCAGGAGACGGTGATCCAGCAGGGGCTATTCTACCAGAACAACCATGGGGTGGAGATCGAGACGTCGCAGGGCGCGGTGGTGGAGGCGTGTGCGTTCACCGAATCCGATGTTGCCGTGTTCATCGAGGGCGGGGCCCAGAACCCGCGGGTGGCGTACTCGACGATGGCCCAGGTGGGTTATGGGATCTCAACCCTCGGTTCGTATGGGGTCTACGAACGGAACCTCATCGCGCGGGCGAATATCGGGCTCATCTTCGAGGAGGCCTATGGGCAGGCCACCCCCACCGGCAACACCGTCCGCCACAACGTGCTCTACCGCTCTACGGACGCGCTGTACCTCGGCACGGAGACGAGCGGGACTCGGGTCTACGAGAACCTGATCTGGGATTGCAGCCGCGCGGCGCGGGACCTCGGGAAGAACCTGTGGGCCCCCGACGGGCGGGGGAACTGGTACTCCGACTACACAGCGCCGGACGAGAACAAGGATGGGATCGGCGATCTCCCGGTCCTGTTCGGGGGCGGGGGCGAGGACGCTGCTCCGCTCCTGGACCGTGGCTTCTACCCTGGCCTGCCCGGGGTGGTGGGGACGATGCGCGAACAGGCCCTGATCCTGGCGGACGCGGCCGGGAACCAGGCGAACCTCGTAGCCCGCGTCGCCGCGCTCCCGCACGAGAGGTTCATCGGGTTCCAGGGGATCCCGAGCGAGACGGGAAAGGACCTCGCGATCCTGTTCGTGTTCGAGGCCCCCACGGTGAGCCAGTTCCACATGCAGAACGTGTTCCTCCCGCTCGACCTCGTGTTCTTCGCCGCCGACGGGGCGTTCCTCGGCCGGACGACGATGGAGGCCGATTCGAAGGACCTCTACGGGGCAGCTGATCCGTTCACATTTGCGCTCGAGGTGCCAGCGGGAAGGCTCGCCGCACTCGGGCTGGGGCGGGAGGTCACGCTCACCCGGGTCCCGTGA
- a CDS encoding HAD family hydrolase yields MIRTVLFDLDGTLVRYHGVAFESSWGALGVAAGVGELWDDLLARYRGRLDEYPDWVRENASLLRGVPLARVEEALFPPPYAPGVREAVAELKEAGYVLGIVSSGVSLVADRVREELGLAFAIANELLVADGRFTGEAVVRVGLGEKRAVVEQVARQRGLSLGEVAFVGDHLNDIPVFAAVGYAIAYAPKEPEVARAAHAVVDHFRSIPELVRAAS; encoded by the coding sequence GTGATCCGGACTGTACTCTTCGACCTCGACGGGACCCTCGTTCGCTACCACGGGGTCGCCTTCGAGTCGAGTTGGGGCGCGCTCGGCGTGGCCGCAGGGGTCGGGGAGCTGTGGGACGATCTCCTCGCCCGCTACCGGGGGCGGCTGGATGAATATCCAGACTGGGTGAGGGAGAACGCTTCCCTGCTCCGCGGGGTGCCTCTCGCCCGTGTAGAAGAGGCCCTGTTCCCTCCCCCCTACGCCCCCGGCGTCCGCGAGGCGGTTGCCGAGCTAAAGGAGGCCGGATACGTCCTGGGGATCGTGTCCTCGGGGGTGAGCCTCGTCGCGGACCGGGTTCGGGAGGAGCTCGGCCTCGCTTTCGCGATCGCGAACGAGCTCCTCGTCGCGGACGGTCGGTTCACGGGGGAGGCGGTGGTGCGGGTGGGCCTGGGCGAGAAGCGCGCCGTGGTGGAACAGGTGGCACGCCAGCGGGGCCTGTCCCTCGGGGAGGTCGCGTTCGTGGGGGATCACCTGAACGATATCCCGGTGTTCGCAGCCGTGGGGTACGCGATCGCCTACGCGCCGAAGGAGCCGGAGGTGGCGCGGGCTGCGCACGCGGTCGTTGACCACTTCCGCTCGATTCCCGAACTGGTGCGGGCCGCGAGTTGA
- the ftsZ gene encoding cell division protein FtsZ, producing MDRERGREEVAQKWRELLGGVQDQLLRACLPTSPDKVRRDRGVLLIEIDSPFKRDYVQRKLGKLTEAVRAVFGEVEVHLTEPGEQRTLPFEEEATIPVPAEAPAHPMPARILVLGIGGGGINALSRMRDAKLAGVRLAALDTDRQVLSSFHGGEGLLLGQRVTHGRSTGGDPDKARRAAEEAVAEIEDLIADAHLVFLTCGLGKGTGAGSAPVVAQIARSRGALTVGVVTLPFSFEGELRAQRAQASLARLAEKSDVLIVVRNDRLLEIVPNVSVTEAFRLADDVLLRGVRGISDLITVPGLVNLDFADVASVLRGAGTAMMGMGEDRGENRALRAAKAAVTNPLLEGGTIKGARRVLLNITGGEDLTLTEVTQVAEFIRRSAAAEADITFGAVIQPQQSGKVEVTVIAADFREVAVEEEEKERPRPVIPRRTPGEDLDIPTFLRRSEG from the coding sequence ATGGACCGCGAACGGGGGAGAGAGGAGGTCGCCCAGAAATGGCGGGAGCTTCTCGGGGGAGTCCAGGATCAGCTGCTCCGCGCGTGCCTTCCTACCTCCCCAGATAAGGTCCGACGGGACCGCGGTGTCCTCCTGATCGAGATCGACTCACCGTTCAAGAGAGACTACGTCCAACGCAAGCTGGGGAAGCTCACCGAGGCGGTGCGGGCCGTGTTCGGGGAGGTCGAGGTGCATCTGACCGAGCCAGGGGAGCAACGCACGCTCCCGTTTGAAGAGGAGGCCACGATACCCGTGCCCGCGGAGGCCCCCGCCCATCCCATGCCGGCGCGGATCCTCGTCCTGGGGATCGGGGGTGGGGGGATCAACGCCCTCAGCCGGATGCGCGACGCCAAGCTGGCGGGGGTTCGCCTGGCGGCCCTCGACACGGATCGTCAGGTGCTGTCCTCGTTCCATGGCGGGGAGGGTCTTCTCCTCGGCCAGCGGGTGACCCATGGCCGGAGCACCGGTGGGGATCCGGACAAGGCGCGCCGGGCGGCGGAGGAGGCTGTGGCGGAGATTGAGGATCTCATCGCTGACGCCCACCTCGTGTTCCTCACCTGCGGGCTCGGGAAGGGGACGGGCGCGGGCAGCGCGCCGGTGGTGGCCCAGATTGCCCGCTCCCGTGGCGCGCTCACGGTGGGGGTGGTCACCCTCCCGTTTTCGTTCGAGGGGGAACTACGGGCCCAGCGGGCCCAGGCGAGCCTGGCGCGGTTGGCGGAGAAGAGCGATGTCCTGATCGTGGTCCGCAACGATCGCCTCCTGGAGATCGTCCCCAACGTCTCGGTGACCGAGGCGTTTCGGCTCGCCGATGACGTGCTCCTGCGTGGGGTGCGGGGCATCTCCGACCTCATCACCGTGCCCGGCTTGGTCAACCTCGACTTCGCGGATGTCGCCTCCGTGCTGCGGGGGGCGGGGACGGCGATGATGGGCATGGGGGAGGACCGGGGCGAGAACAGGGCCCTGCGCGCGGCGAAGGCAGCGGTGACGAACCCCCTCCTCGAGGGGGGGACGATCAAGGGGGCGCGGCGCGTCCTCCTCAACATCACCGGCGGGGAGGATCTCACGCTGACCGAGGTGACCCAGGTGGCGGAGTTCATCCGCCGATCCGCTGCCGCCGAGGCCGATATCACGTTCGGGGCAGTGATCCAGCCCCAGCAGAGCGGGAAGGTCGAGGTGACCGTGATCGCGGCCGACTTCCGCGAGGTCGCAGTTGAGGAGGAGGAGAAGGAGCGGCCGCGGCCCGTCATCCCCCGCCGGACCCCCGGCGAGGACCTCGACATCCCAACGTTCCTTCGGCGTTCGGAAGGCTGA
- a CDS encoding M1 family aminopeptidase, with protein sequence MAPPAAGPRGSSRRGPHVLSVLWAVVLATALSGTSLAASVRYELAISVGAGGEIWGEATVRGVAPADWPEAVFRLYPAAPRGDRLALRGAWVEGQEVSWECIEPTTATVAISTGAGEEFTVALAFAGTVPEFSSTDGYGAYARSAHAIVLSQAYPILAPWDGGWIAYPVFPWGDPLVAEAADYTLDLAVPDGWTVVAGGTEVEIAPGRYRAEGESLREMAVVLLHGYELQTASANGVEVHSYSRPEHAEASRAALEITVAALDVFARHFGPLSLSELDVVAVPLRGAAGIEYPGLILAGEGYYSRYPSDPLFFPMIFAHEAAHQWWYAEVGSDQVAEPWADEALATYTSGLYFESEGRSAEILRYWESGYAQGRARNRTAGITSPVWEFPNGDGYGGIVYSGGALFFHAVRERMGDDAFFRALRRYREEFRGRIASGADLLAALAAESPYPLADLIADWLGL encoded by the coding sequence ATGGCCCCTCCGGCCGCAGGCCCGCGTGGTTCGTCCCGCCGTGGGCCGCACGTCCTCTCGGTGTTATGGGCGGTCGTCCTCGCCACCGCCCTTTCCGGAACCTCCCTCGCCGCATCGGTCCGGTATGAGCTAGCGATCTCGGTCGGGGCAGGGGGGGAGATCTGGGGGGAGGCCACCGTCCGCGGGGTCGCCCCTGCCGATTGGCCAGAGGCCGTGTTCCGCCTGTACCCGGCGGCCCCCAGGGGCGACCGTCTCGCCCTCCGTGGGGCGTGGGTTGAGGGCCAGGAAGTCAGTTGGGAATGCATCGAGCCGACGACGGCGACCGTGGCCATCTCCACCGGAGCCGGGGAGGAGTTCACGGTGGCCCTCGCCTTCGCCGGGACGGTGCCGGAGTTCTCATCCACGGACGGATATGGGGCCTATGCCCGCTCCGCGCACGCGATCGTCCTCTCCCAAGCCTACCCAATCCTCGCCCCGTGGGACGGAGGGTGGATCGCCTACCCCGTCTTCCCGTGGGGCGATCCGCTGGTCGCGGAGGCCGCGGACTACACGCTCGACCTGGCTGTGCCCGACGGGTGGACCGTCGTCGCGGGCGGGACCGAGGTCGAGATCGCCCCGGGCCGGTACAGGGCTGAAGGGGAAAGCCTGCGGGAGATGGCGGTCGTCCTCCTCCATGGGTACGAACTCCAAACGGCGTCGGCGAACGGGGTTGAAGTGCACAGCTACTCTCGGCCCGAGCACGCGGAGGCGAGCCGGGCCGCGCTCGAGATCACGGTGGCCGCGCTCGACGTGTTCGCGCGCCACTTTGGCCCCCTCTCCCTTTCCGAGCTCGATGTGGTCGCGGTGCCCCTGCGGGGGGCGGCAGGGATCGAGTACCCGGGCCTCATCCTCGCCGGGGAGGGCTACTACAGCCGCTATCCGTCCGATCCTCTGTTCTTTCCGATGATCTTCGCCCACGAGGCCGCCCATCAGTGGTGGTACGCCGAGGTGGGGAGCGACCAGGTGGCCGAGCCATGGGCGGACGAGGCGCTCGCCACCTACACATCCGGCCTCTACTTCGAGTCCGAGGGGAGGTCCGCCGAGATCCTCCGCTACTGGGAATCTGGCTACGCCCAAGGTCGGGCGCGGAACAGGACCGCTGGGATCACAAGCCCAGTGTGGGAGTTCCCGAACGGGGACGGGTACGGGGGGATCGTGTACTCCGGTGGCGCGCTCTTCTTCCATGCGGTGCGGGAGAGGATGGGGGATGACGCGTTCTTCCGCGCCCTCCGCCGCTACCGGGAGGAGTTTCGGGGGCGGATCGCCTCCGGGGCGGACCTCCTCGCGGCCCTCGCCGCAGAGAGTCCTTACCCGCTCGCCGACCTCATCGCGGATTGGCTCGGGCTCTAG
- a CDS encoding amino acid ABC transporter permease, whose amino-acid sequence MNLVFDWAWLPQLGRGLVLTVELTAACMALGALVGIVLALLRVYARGWLSPLYALASAYVHLFRGTPLLVQLMIVHFGLPNVGIVFTPFVSGLVAMALNTAAYQAEYFRGAIQSVKAGQMMAARSIGLTRLQAIRHVIIPQALRLVIPPWSNELIYMLKYSSIVYMVGAADLMGVGRTIAAKNFRFLELFLVVAAIYLAVVLLLTLTMRWVEKRLRVPGLGTSGRGA is encoded by the coding sequence ATGAACCTCGTCTTCGACTGGGCGTGGCTGCCCCAGCTCGGTCGGGGCCTCGTCCTCACCGTTGAGCTCACCGCGGCCTGCATGGCCCTCGGGGCGCTCGTGGGGATCGTGCTCGCCCTCCTCCGCGTCTACGCGCGGGGATGGCTCTCCCCCCTCTACGCGCTGGCAAGCGCCTACGTGCACCTGTTCCGGGGGACCCCCCTTCTCGTCCAGCTCATGATCGTCCACTTCGGCCTCCCCAACGTGGGAATCGTCTTCACCCCGTTCGTATCCGGCTTAGTAGCGATGGCCCTCAACACCGCGGCCTACCAGGCGGAGTACTTCCGCGGCGCGATCCAATCCGTCAAAGCGGGGCAGATGATGGCCGCGCGGTCGATCGGGCTCACTCGCCTCCAGGCGATCCGCCACGTCATCATCCCCCAGGCATTGCGGCTCGTGATCCCGCCATGGTCGAATGAGCTCATCTACATGCTCAAGTACTCATCCATCGTGTACATGGTGGGGGCGGCGGATCTGATGGGGGTCGGGCGCACGATCGCCGCGAAGAACTTCCGGTTCCTCGAGCTGTTCCTCGTGGTGGCGGCCATCTACCTCGCGGTGGTGCTCCTCCTCACCCTGACCATGCGCTGGGTCGAGAAGAGGCTCCGTGTCCCCGGCCTCGGGACGTCCGGCCGCGGCGCCTAG
- a CDS encoding amino acid ABC transporter ATP-binding protein produces the protein MPLLRVEDLHKRYGTEEVLRGVSLTVVKGETKVVIGPSGTGKSTLLRCINRLTEPDRGRVWLGDSEVTGKGTNLNRIRSQIGFVFQDFNLFTHLTALDNVRLGPLRVKGMGKKEATERAMAELTRVGLADKASAYPAELSGGQQQRVSIARALAMDPQLILFDEPTSALDPELIGEVLGVMVKLAEEGMTMIVVTHEMGFARSVADEIVFMEHGVIVEQGPPEKMFRSPEVARTGDFLRKISELYGDAA, from the coding sequence ATGCCGCTTCTAAGGGTGGAGGACCTGCACAAACGGTACGGGACGGAGGAGGTGCTCCGCGGCGTCTCGCTCACGGTGGTGAAGGGGGAGACGAAGGTCGTCATCGGCCCGTCGGGCACGGGCAAGTCCACGCTCCTACGCTGCATCAACCGCCTCACCGAGCCCGATCGGGGGCGGGTGTGGTTGGGGGACAGCGAGGTCACGGGGAAGGGGACCAACCTCAACCGGATCCGATCTCAGATCGGGTTCGTGTTCCAGGACTTCAACCTGTTCACCCACCTCACGGCGCTGGACAACGTGCGGCTCGGCCCCCTCCGCGTGAAGGGGATGGGGAAGAAGGAGGCCACGGAGCGGGCGATGGCGGAGCTGACGCGGGTCGGGCTCGCCGACAAGGCGAGCGCCTACCCCGCCGAACTGTCGGGGGGCCAGCAGCAGCGGGTGTCGATCGCCCGCGCCCTGGCGATGGACCCGCAACTCATCCTGTTCGATGAGCCCACCAGCGCCCTCGACCCTGAGCTGATCGGCGAAGTGCTGGGGGTGATGGTGAAGCTCGCCGAGGAGGGGATGACGATGATCGTCGTCACCCACGAGATGGGGTTCGCCCGCAGCGTAGCGGACGAGATCGTGTTCATGGAGCACGGGGTGATCGTGGAACAGGGGCCGCCGGAGAAGATGTTCCGCTCCCCCGAAGTGGCGCGGACGGGGGACTTCCTGCGCAAGATCAGCGAGCTCTACGGGGACGCGGCATGA
- a CDS encoding amino acid ABC transporter permease has protein sequence MTLESWSQLWPKVPVLLQGLAVNLELLAGLLSLGLVIGVVVALVEVYAPRPFRALALAYEWFFRGVPELVLLFLFYFGPSQFGVEISAFLAAVLALGFRSSAYQSQIFRGAIQTISPGQSLAARSLGMSRLGVIRHVILPQALRLSLAGWSNEFSSVLKDTTLAYGIGVVEVMRQARYLTARNFPLALPAFIVVALMFLILTYAGNWGIGLLERRLRVPGLEVRG, from the coding sequence TTGACGCTCGAATCCTGGTCTCAGCTTTGGCCCAAGGTTCCGGTCCTCCTTCAGGGCCTGGCGGTGAACCTCGAGCTCCTCGCCGGGCTGCTCAGTTTAGGGCTCGTCATCGGCGTGGTCGTGGCCCTGGTCGAGGTGTATGCCCCGCGCCCGTTCCGGGCGCTCGCCCTCGCCTATGAATGGTTCTTCCGGGGGGTCCCGGAGCTCGTGCTCTTGTTCCTATTCTACTTCGGACCCTCCCAGTTCGGGGTCGAGATCTCGGCGTTCCTCGCCGCGGTGCTCGCGTTGGGGTTCCGTTCGTCAGCCTACCAGTCCCAGATCTTCCGTGGGGCGATCCAGACGATCTCACCGGGGCAGTCCCTCGCCGCGCGCAGCCTGGGGATGAGCCGGCTCGGCGTCATCCGCCACGTGATCCTCCCCCAGGCCCTGCGCCTGTCGCTGGCCGGCTGGTCGAACGAGTTCTCGTCCGTGCTCAAGGACACCACGCTCGCCTACGGGATCGGCGTGGTGGAGGTGATGCGCCAGGCCCGCTACCTCACTGCCCGTAACTTCCCCCTCGCCCTGCCCGCATTCATCGTCGTGGCTTTGATGTTCCTCATCCTCACCTACGCTGGGAACTGGGGGATCGGCCTTCTGGAGAGGCGGCTGCGCGTGCCGGGGCTGGAGGTGAGGGGCTGA
- a CDS encoding transporter substrate-binding domain-containing protein, with translation MRRGAVLVLAAVLSVGALAMGQPKYVVLCDIAWAPFEWVSAKGAYLGFDLDVMRAIAIVEGYEIEIRDTPFDSIIPAVIAGKGDIGASGFTINEERAQVVDFSEPYWTSDQAVVTRAGAGLDVGGALAAGRKVGAQRGTTGAGWVEEQYPDVTLVLYETYPEAVLDLLAGRLDAVVQDVDPSRQAVAQYPGLLEIAGIIETGEQFGFLVAKGDPKGILPLLSSGMGKLKESGAWDLLVSAYFGPGLEEIEAAWEASIDILLVEKDVLKFAQTFAALVTE, from the coding sequence GTGAGGCGAGGCGCGGTTCTTGTTCTGGCGGCGGTTCTGTCCGTGGGGGCCCTGGCCATGGGCCAGCCGAAGTACGTCGTCCTCTGCGACATCGCGTGGGCTCCGTTCGAGTGGGTGTCCGCCAAGGGGGCCTACCTCGGGTTCGACCTCGACGTGATGCGAGCGATCGCGATCGTGGAGGGCTACGAGATCGAGATCCGGGATACCCCGTTCGACTCGATCATCCCGGCCGTGATCGCCGGCAAGGGGGACATCGGGGCATCGGGGTTCACCATCAACGAGGAGCGGGCCCAGGTGGTGGACTTCTCCGAGCCGTACTGGACCTCGGATCAGGCGGTCGTCACGCGCGCCGGGGCGGGCCTCGACGTGGGTGGGGCGCTGGCGGCGGGGCGCAAGGTCGGAGCCCAGCGGGGCACGACCGGGGCGGGATGGGTAGAGGAGCAGTACCCGGATGTGACCCTCGTCCTTTACGAGACCTATCCGGAGGCGGTCCTCGACCTCCTCGCCGGGCGTCTGGACGCCGTGGTGCAGGACGTGGATCCGTCGCGGCAGGCGGTGGCCCAGTACCCGGGGCTGCTGGAGATCGCGGGGATCATCGAGACGGGGGAGCAATTCGGTTTCCTCGTCGCGAAGGGCGATCCGAAGGGGATCCTTCCCCTCCTGAGCTCCGGCATGGGGAAGCTCAAGGAATCCGGAGCGTGGGACCTCCTCGTTTCCGCCTACTTTGGGCCGGGCCTGGAGGAGATCGAGGCCGCGTGGGAGGCATCCATCGACATCCTCCTCGTAGAGAAGGACGTCCTCAAGTTCGCCCAGACGTTCGCGGCGTTGGTGACCGAGTGA